One genomic window of Candidatus Effluviviaceae Genus V sp. includes the following:
- a CDS encoding AAA family ATPase: protein MSRMIAIANQKGGVGKTTTAVNLAACTAVAERPTLLIDIDPQANATSGLGIAKDDVQASVYEVLIGETSAEEAIMPAPQLPFLDVMPADQRLIGAEVELVNVMARETRLRRALESVRDRYHFIFVDCPPSLGLLTVNTLTAADTVIVPIQCEYYALEGLGQLLNSIRLVQRNLNASLRIEGILLTMYDGRLNLARQVAEEARRYFGDRVYRTMIPRNVRLGEAPSFGQPIILYDILSSGAESYIELAKEIMFHETQPEPETVESIQEG, encoded by the coding sequence GTGAGTCGGATGATCGCCATTGCGAATCAGAAGGGCGGAGTGGGGAAGACGACCACAGCTGTCAACCTTGCAGCCTGTACGGCGGTCGCCGAGCGCCCGACCCTTCTTATCGACATCGACCCGCAGGCGAACGCGACGAGCGGCCTCGGCATCGCCAAGGATGATGTCCAGGCCAGCGTCTACGAGGTTCTCATCGGCGAGACGTCGGCGGAGGAAGCGATCATGCCTGCGCCGCAGCTCCCGTTCCTCGATGTGATGCCGGCCGACCAGCGTCTGATCGGCGCCGAGGTCGAGCTGGTGAACGTCATGGCGCGTGAGACGAGGCTGCGGCGCGCACTGGAGTCGGTGCGGGACCGATACCACTTCATCTTCGTCGACTGCCCTCCTTCCCTGGGGCTTCTCACGGTCAACACGCTGACGGCGGCAGACACGGTCATCGTTCCGATCCAGTGTGAGTACTACGCCCTCGAGGGACTTGGACAGCTTCTGAACAGCATCCGGCTCGTGCAGCGCAACCTGAACGCGTCGCTCCGGATCGAGGGCATCCTCCTGACGATGTACGACGGCAGGCTGAACCTGGCGCGGCAGGTGGCCGAGGAGGCACGCCGCTACTTCGGTGACCGCGTCTACCGCACGATGATCCCTCGGAACGTCCGGCTCGGGGAAGCGCCGAGCTTCGGACAACCGATCATCCTCTACGACATCCTCTCTTCCGGAGCCGAGAGTTACATCGAGCTCGCGAAGGAGATCATGTTCCACGAGACACAGCCGGAACCTGAGACCGTCGAGTCGATCCAGGAGGGCTAG
- the rsmG gene encoding 16S rRNA (guanine(527)-N(7))-methyltransferase RsmG, producing MAELAREAMEALAGPVPDDRFELLRHFGRVLEGSARRFGLVSKRDERLIGTHILDSASLLSLGGVDEQLSQGELADLGTGGGLPGMVLAILRPRITVALVDSRRSRVVFLKQAIDELELKNVRIVHERIEHIVSEESFANATARALGTIDDVLVMSLGALRPGGRLFLYKGPAWARERARAVRIARGAGAELEREEQVRLPGLGRATTFAVFHVKQV from the coding sequence ATGGCGGAGCTTGCTCGTGAGGCCATGGAGGCGCTCGCAGGACCCGTCCCGGACGACCGCTTCGAACTTCTCAGACACTTCGGGCGCGTGCTGGAGGGGTCGGCGCGGCGGTTCGGTCTGGTCTCGAAGAGGGATGAGCGACTGATCGGGACCCACATTCTCGACAGTGCGTCGCTTCTGTCGCTCGGCGGGGTTGATGAGCAGCTGTCCCAGGGAGAGCTGGCGGACTTGGGCACCGGTGGGGGTCTTCCGGGCATGGTGCTGGCGATCCTCAGGCCGCGGATTACGGTCGCACTTGTGGATAGTCGCCGGTCGCGGGTCGTCTTTCTCAAGCAGGCGATCGACGAACTCGAGCTCAAGAACGTCCGTATCGTGCACGAACGGATCGAGCATATAGTGAGTGAAGAATCGTTCGCCAACGCGACAGCGCGTGCACTGGGCACGATCGATGATGTGCTGGTCATGAGTCTGGGCGCTCTCAGACCAGGAGGGCGTCTTTTCCTCTATAAGGGACCAGCATGGGCGCGCGAACGGGCGCGGGCCGTTCGCATCGCCCGGGGCGCCGGGGCCGAACTTGAGCGCGAGGAGCAGGTGCGGCTTCCAGGGCTCGGCAGGGCGACGACATTCGCGGTGTTTCACGTGAAACAGGTCTGA